The DNA region GCGTCCAGCTCGCCGCCCGGCACCGCACGGGGCCGCGCGGCGGCGGCGACTGGTACGACGCGCTGCCGCTGCCCGACGCCGCGCTCGGCCTCGCGGTCGGGTCCGTCACCGGGTCGGGGCCCAGTGCGGTCGCCGCGATGGGCCGGCTGAGGGCCTCCCTGAGGGCGTACGCGGTGATGGAGGGCGAGGACCCGGTCGCCGTCCTGTCCGACCTCGAACTGCTGCTGCGGCTGACCGAGCCCGCCCGTTCCGCCACCGCCCTGTTCGCGTACTGCGAGCCCGCGCTGCGCAAGGTCACGCTCGCCGGGGCCGGGCACAGCCCGCCGCTGGTGATCGGCGAGCGGCGCACGGAGTACGTGGAGACGTCCCTGTCGGCGCCCCTGGGGATGCTCGCCTGCTGGGAGGCGCCGAGCGTGGAGTTCCAGGCCGAGGCCGGAGAGACGGTTCTGCTCTACACGGACGGGCTGCTGCACCGCACCGGCGACCCCATGGACCGTGCCTTCTCGCGGCTGCACGCGGCCGCCGCGTCCGTGCCCAGGGCGCTGCGCACCGACCCGGGCGCGGTCGCCGATCACGTCCTGCGGAGTGTGCTGCCGGACGGGCTCGACGTCGCCGACAGCGACGAGGACGTGGTGCTCCTGGCGGCACGCTTCGAGTGAGCGTCCCTTCGGGCGAGCCCCGCGTGACAGGTCCTCCGGCCCTGGGCGTCCTTCCGTACGACCGTACGATGGAGGGCGTCCAGAGTCGTATCGAGGAGGCAGACCGTGTCGGAGGCGCTCAACCCGGAGACCCCGGAAGCTGTGCTTGACGATGACGCCGACCAGGCTGATGAAGAAAAGCTGATCAAGCCGCGCAAGAACGGCCTGTACCCGGGCGTGTCCGACGAGCTGGCCGAGAGCATGAAGTCCGGCTGGGCCGACACCGAGCTGCACGGCCTGGAGCCGATCCCGCAGGCCGCGTACACCGCCGCCCGCCGTGCCGCGCTCTCCGCGCGCTTCCCGGGCGAGCGCCTGGTGATCCCGGCGGGCAACCTGAAGACCCGCTCGAACGACACGGAGTACCCCTTCCGTGCGTCGGTCGAGTACGCGTACCTGACCGGCAATCTGACCGAGGACGGCGTCCTGGTCCTGGAGCCGAGGTCCGACGGCCACAAGGCCACGATCTACCTGCTGCCGCGCTCCGACCGTGAGAACGGCGAGTTCTGGCTCTCCGGCCAGGGCGAGCTGTGGGTCGGCCGCCGCCACTCCCTGACCGAGGCCGGGCAGTTGTACGGCATCCCGGCCTCCGATGTCCGTGAACTCGCCGACGCGCTGCGCGAGGCGACCGGCCCGGTGCGGGTCGTGCGCGGCTACGACGCCGGCGTCGAGGCGGCCCTCACCGACAAGGTGACCGCCGAGCGCGACGAGGAGCTGCGGGTCTTCCTCTCCGAAGCACGGCTGGTCAAGGACGAGTTCGAGGCCGGCGAGCTGCAGAAGGCCGTCGACTCGACGGTCCGCGGTTTCGAGGACGTGGTGAAGGTCCTCGACAAGGCGGAGGCCACGTCCGAGCGCTACATCGAGGGCACGTTCTTCCTGCGTGCGCGGGTCGAGGGCAACGACGTCGGGTACGGCTCCATCTGCGCCGCCGGGCCGCACGCGTGCACGCTGCACTGGGTGCGCAACGACGGGCCCGTGCGCTCCGGTGACCTGCTCCTGCTCGACGCGGGCGTGGAGACCCACACGCTCTACACCGCCGACGTCACGCGCACGCTGCCGGTCAACGGCACGTACAGCGAGATCCAGAAGAAGATCTACGACGCCGTGTACGAGGCCCAGGAGGCCGGTATCGCGGCCGTGCAGCCGGGCGGCAAGTACCGCGACTTCCACGACGCCTCGCAGCGTGTGCTGGCCCGGAAGCTGGTCGAGTGGGGGCTCGTGGAGGGCCCCGTGGAGCGTGTTCTGGAGCTGGGGCTGCAGCGGCGCTGGACGTTGCACGGCACCGGTCACATGCTCGGCATGGACGTCCACGACTGCGCGGCCGCGCGGACGGAGACGTACGTGGACGGCACGCTGGAGCCGGGCATGTGCCTGACCGTCGAGCCGGGGCTGTACTTCCAGGCGGACGACCTGACCGTGCCCGAGGAGTACCGGGGCATCGGCGTCCGTATCGAGGACGACATCCTCGTCACGGAGGACGGCAACCGGAACCTGTCCGCCGGGCTGCCTCGCCGGTCGGACGAGGTCGAGGCGTGGATGGCATCCCTCAAGGGCTGACACGACATGGGCTGACATGACATGAATGGCCGGGTACCAGTGTGGTGCCCGGCCATACGTCTGCGTGCGGTCGGTGGCTGGTCGTGTCCCCGGCGGCGCAGCCGCACGATGTCACGGCCCCGCGCCCCTGAAAGATAGGGACGCGTTTCACTGAGGGGGACTTGTCTGTGGACGCGTTCTGGTCCGGCGTCGGTGTCGATCTGCACCTCGAACCCGACGCCGCCGACGGGCGCCGGGCCGGGCTCGAACGGGCGTTGCGCGATGCCGTACGGGACGGGCGGCTGGCGCCCGGGACGCGGTTGCCGGCGACACGGCGGCTCGCGACCGAGCTCGGGATCTCGCGCGGGACGGCCAAGTCGGCGTACGACCAGCTGATCGCCGAGGGGTATCTGACCGCGCGGCAGGGGTCCGGCACGCAGGTCGCCCCGCTGCCCTCCCCGGCCGAGGACGCGCCGGAGGCGACCGCACGCGCGCGTGCACCCCGTTTCGATCTGCGGCCCGGCAGCCCCGACGTCGGTACGTTCCCGGCGGCGGCCTGGCTGCGCGCGCTGCGCCGGGCCATCGCGAGCGCGCCCTCCCTGGCCTACGACTACGGGGACCCGCGCGGCCGGATCGAGCTGCGGACGGCGTTGTCGGGGTACCTGGGGCGGGCGCGCGGGGTGATCGCGCCGCCCGAGCGGATCGTCGTGACCTCCGGGTACGTGCAGGGGCTCGCGCTCCTCACGTGCGTGCTGGACGCCGGAGTGATCGCCAT from Streptomyces sp. NBC_00258 includes:
- a CDS encoding aminopeptidase P family protein, with protein sequence MSEALNPETPEAVLDDDADQADEEKLIKPRKNGLYPGVSDELAESMKSGWADTELHGLEPIPQAAYTAARRAALSARFPGERLVIPAGNLKTRSNDTEYPFRASVEYAYLTGNLTEDGVLVLEPRSDGHKATIYLLPRSDRENGEFWLSGQGELWVGRRHSLTEAGQLYGIPASDVRELADALREATGPVRVVRGYDAGVEAALTDKVTAERDEELRVFLSEARLVKDEFEAGELQKAVDSTVRGFEDVVKVLDKAEATSERYIEGTFFLRARVEGNDVGYGSICAAGPHACTLHWVRNDGPVRSGDLLLLDAGVETHTLYTADVTRTLPVNGTYSEIQKKIYDAVYEAQEAGIAAVQPGGKYRDFHDASQRVLARKLVEWGLVEGPVERVLELGLQRRWTLHGTGHMLGMDVHDCAAARTETYVDGTLEPGMCLTVEPGLYFQADDLTVPEEYRGIGVRIEDDILVTEDGNRNLSAGLPRRSDEVEAWMASLKG